The Abditibacteriaceae bacterium genome includes a window with the following:
- the leuD gene encoding 3-isopropylmalate dehydratase small subunit, with translation MQPFTKFTGIAAPLDRANVDTDQIIPKQFLKRIERTGFGQFLFYDWRFEADGITPNPEFELNDERLQGASILVAGRNFGSGSSREHAPWALDDYGFRCIIAPSYADIFFNNCFQNGLLPIVLPEETVAGLIKQLQNNLGSSLTVDLENQTISGDGIEPISFDIDPDRKHRLTNGLDDIGMTMQHVDDISAFEQKRPAWTSRVM, from the coding sequence ATGCAACCATTCACAAAATTCACCGGCATCGCAGCGCCGCTCGACCGCGCCAACGTCGATACCGACCAGATCATTCCCAAGCAGTTTCTCAAGCGCATCGAGCGCACCGGCTTCGGCCAGTTCCTATTTTACGACTGGCGCTTCGAGGCCGACGGCATTACGCCGAATCCGGAATTCGAACTCAACGACGAGCGCTTGCAGGGCGCGAGCATTCTGGTTGCGGGACGCAACTTCGGTTCGGGTTCGAGCCGCGAGCACGCGCCGTGGGCGCTCGATGACTACGGCTTTCGCTGCATCATCGCGCCGAGCTACGCCGACATTTTCTTCAACAACTGTTTTCAAAACGGCCTGTTGCCGATTGTGTTGCCGGAAGAAACCGTCGCCGGTTTGATTAAGCAGTTGCAAAATAATCTCGGCTCGTCGCTCACAGTCGATCTGGAGAACCAGACGATTTCAGGCGACGGCATCGAACCAATTTCGTTCGACATCGACCCCGACCGCAAGCACCGCCTGACCAATGGACTAGACGACATTGGCATGACGATGCAGCATGTCGATGATATTTCGGCTTTCGAGCAGAAGCGTCCGGCGTGGACTTCGCGCGTAATGTAA
- the leuC gene encoding 3-isopropylmalate dehydratase large subunit gives MSQPSTLFQKIWDAHVVRAEQGRALLYIDLHLVHEVTSPQAFEGLRLTNRRVRRPDLTLATMDHNVPTTSRLLPVVDAISAKQMQTLTDNCNEFGVTVFDINDPRQGIVHIIGPEMGLTQPGMTIVCGDSHTSTHGAFGALAFGIGTSEVEHVLATQTLPQTLPKTMEVRIEGDGPLPVGVTSKDIILAIIGKIGTAGATGYVIEYTGAPIRALSMEGRMTICNMSIEAGARAGLIAPDETTFNYLKGRKHAPAGEGWDEAVALWKTLKTDEGATYDETVILRAEDIAPQVSWGTNPGQTLPISANVPSPSDFSDETEQKNTARALEYMGLEAGKPLEGLTLDRVFIGSCTNGRIEDLRLAAHLCEGLQAAPNVGVMVVPGSGAVKHQAEAEGLDKVFKAAGFDWREPGCSMCLGMNPDILEPGERCASTSNRNFEGRQGKGGRTHLVSIPTAVASAIEGKLVDVRHWDKANKGK, from the coding sequence ATGTCACAACCTTCCACACTGTTTCAAAAAATATGGGATGCTCACGTCGTGCGTGCCGAACAAGGCCGCGCCTTGCTTTATATCGACTTGCACCTTGTTCACGAAGTCACCAGCCCGCAGGCATTTGAAGGCCTGCGCCTGACCAATCGCCGCGTGCGCCGCCCCGACCTGACGCTCGCCACGATGGATCACAACGTTCCGACGACGAGCCGTTTGCTCCCGGTCGTCGATGCGATTTCGGCCAAGCAGATGCAAACGCTCACTGATAATTGCAACGAATTCGGCGTAACCGTCTTCGACATCAACGATCCGCGTCAGGGCATCGTGCATATCATCGGGCCGGAAATGGGCCTGACCCAACCGGGCATGACCATCGTTTGCGGCGATTCGCACACCTCGACGCATGGCGCGTTTGGCGCTCTGGCATTTGGCATCGGCACGTCCGAAGTCGAGCACGTTCTGGCCACGCAAACACTTCCGCAGACGTTGCCGAAAACGATGGAAGTTCGCATCGAAGGCGACGGCCCGTTGCCAGTCGGCGTGACTTCAAAAGACATCATCCTCGCCATCATCGGCAAAATCGGCACGGCGGGCGCGACCGGCTACGTCATCGAATACACCGGCGCTCCGATTCGCGCGCTTTCGATGGAAGGCCGCATGACCATCTGCAACATGAGCATCGAAGCCGGTGCGCGTGCGGGTTTGATCGCGCCTGACGAAACAACCTTCAACTACCTCAAAGGCCGCAAGCACGCGCCCGCCGGCGAAGGTTGGGACGAAGCGGTTGCCCTCTGGAAAACGCTCAAAACCGACGAAGGTGCAACCTATGACGAAACGGTCATTCTCCGCGCCGAAGACATTGCGCCCCAGGTTTCGTGGGGCACCAACCCCGGCCAAACGCTGCCCATTTCTGCCAACGTGCCGTCGCCGTCCGATTTCAGCGATGAAACCGAGCAGAAGAACACCGCGCGCGCTCTGGAATACATGGGCCTGGAAGCCGGAAAGCCGCTCGAAGGCCTGACTCTCGACCGCGTGTTTATCGGAAGCTGTACCAATGGCCGCATCGAGGATTTGCGCCTCGCCGCGCATCTTTGTGAAGGCTTGCAAGCCGCGCCCAACGTCGGCGTGATGGTTGTGCCGGGAAGCGGCGCCGTCAAGCATCAGGCCGAAGCCGAAGGGCTGGACAAAGTATTCAAAGCCGCCGGTTTCGATTGGCGCGAGCCGGGTTGCTCGATGTGCCTCGGTATGAACCCCGACATTCTGGAGCCGGGCGAGCGTTGCGCTTCGACTTCAAACCGCAACTTTGAAGGCCGTCAGGGCAAAGGCGGGCGCACGCATTTGGTTTCGATTCCGACCGCTGTAGCTTCGGCTATCGAAGGCAAGCTGGTCGATGTGCGTCACTGGGACAAGGCGAACAAGGGCAAATAA
- a CDS encoding ankyrin repeat domain-containing protein, with protein MKRFLLPMALLACAPLAPTAVYAQLEVRNTTPPIFDAITKGDLAAVKDAIEKDPTAAKAMRYGSSALTTAIERRNKEIVALLIEKGADVNEETYSGNVLDRALSYGENREMAALLIEKGADMEKRDREGKTILMRRASSGGNREILEWLLEKGAKVSTRDDKGQSALDYAIQNGNADVVTALLDKGADVKTRDDNGRTPLHNAVSRGIANVVKVILDKGADINAASETGETPLHLAASTPGPILNSLLASGANPNVRNKRGDAPLHIALRAQGEPFGYLPGSMVPGMRFDGFVPGVSGGSTATPRAEGVLLTLLDKTDVSLKDGLGLSSLLLAIAMRDGEARDIIIERKPKLDSTTQLFDAVAQGDVPTLEKILAAKPFLVYFRLPNGLTPLHVSALWGTRSAAEVLLKKGADKEARDAAGSSPLMMTAGRSSGVFTKRARLMAALLLEKGADINARDRHDATTLHRAVVARDAETVAALVAKGADVNARDRSGVTVLHLLANTREGTDGIAESAIAKQVLAAKANPNIRNTSGFTPLALAVSARRVDFTKMLLDAGANVDTRDGNGYTPLARLISNSYSYSSDSSNNKSNKEIATLLLDKGADPNARTEYNNDNLLSRAVSNGNKEFVALLIAKKVNVEMRNSSGYTPLMVAIYNGSNNQKEIVEQLLTAGADANAKNSSGESVLKMAKRHGNKDILAALEAKGAKE; from the coding sequence ATGAAACGCTTTTTGCTTCCGATGGCTTTGCTGGCGTGCGCGCCGCTCGCACCAACCGCTGTTTACGCGCAACTTGAGGTGCGCAACACCACGCCGCCGATTTTTGACGCGATTACCAAAGGCGATTTGGCTGCGGTAAAGGACGCGATCGAAAAAGACCCGACAGCGGCCAAAGCCATGCGCTATGGAAGCTCGGCCCTCACGACCGCCATCGAACGGCGCAACAAAGAAATCGTGGCGTTGCTCATCGAAAAAGGCGCCGATGTGAACGAAGAAACGTATAGTGGAAACGTTCTCGACCGCGCTCTGAGTTATGGGGAAAACCGCGAAATGGCGGCGTTGCTGATTGAAAAAGGCGCCGATATGGAAAAGCGCGACCGCGAAGGCAAAACCATTCTAATGCGTCGCGCCAGTTCGGGTGGCAATCGCGAAATTTTGGAATGGCTGCTCGAAAAAGGGGCTAAAGTTTCGACGCGCGACGACAAAGGCCAGAGCGCACTCGACTACGCCATTCAAAACGGCAACGCCGATGTCGTAACGGCGCTTCTCGACAAAGGCGCCGATGTAAAAACGCGCGATGATAACGGACGCACGCCTTTGCACAACGCGGTTTCGCGCGGCATCGCCAATGTTGTCAAAGTGATTCTTGATAAAGGCGCTGATATTAACGCCGCCAGCGAAACGGGAGAAACGCCGCTGCATCTGGCGGCGTCGACGCCCGGCCCGATTCTGAATTCGCTTCTCGCATCAGGCGCCAACCCCAATGTTCGCAACAAGCGCGGCGACGCGCCGCTGCACATCGCGTTGCGCGCGCAGGGCGAGCCTTTCGGCTACCTTCCCGGCAGCATGGTTCCGGGCATGCGCTTCGACGGATTCGTCCCAGGCGTTTCCGGTGGTTCGACAGCGACACCGCGTGCCGAAGGTGTGCTGCTCACGCTTCTCGATAAGACCGATGTTTCCTTGAAAGACGGACTGGGGCTGTCTTCGCTGTTGCTGGCGATTGCGATGCGCGATGGCGAAGCGCGCGACATTATTATCGAACGCAAGCCCAAGCTTGACAGCACAACGCAACTGTTTGATGCCGTCGCGCAGGGTGATGTGCCGACGCTGGAAAAAATTCTCGCGGCAAAACCGTTTCTGGTGTATTTTCGTTTGCCCAACGGACTGACGCCGCTTCACGTTTCCGCCTTGTGGGGAACGCGTAGCGCAGCAGAAGTTCTGCTGAAGAAAGGTGCTGACAAAGAAGCGCGCGATGCTGCTGGCAGCTCGCCGCTTATGATGACGGCAGGCCGTTCGAGCGGAGTCTTCACCAAACGCGCGCGCTTGATGGCCGCGTTGCTGCTTGAAAAAGGCGCTGATATCAACGCGCGAGACCGCCACGATGCGACAACGCTTCATCGTGCAGTGGTGGCGCGCGACGCGGAGACGGTCGCGGCTCTGGTCGCCAAAGGTGCGGATGTAAACGCGCGCGATCGCAGTGGTGTCACCGTGCTGCACCTGCTTGCCAACACGCGTGAAGGAACAGACGGCATCGCCGAAAGCGCCATTGCCAAGCAGGTGCTGGCTGCCAAAGCGAATCCGAATATCCGTAATACGTCGGGATTTACGCCTCTGGCTTTGGCGGTCTCGGCGCGTCGCGTCGATTTCACCAAAATGCTGCTCGATGCAGGGGCAAATGTCGATACGCGCGACGGCAACGGTTATACGCCGCTCGCACGTTTGATTTCCAACTCGTATAGTTATTCATCGGACAGCAGCAACAATAAATCGAACAAAGAAATTGCGACCTTGTTACTGGATAAAGGCGCCGACCCGAATGCGCGCACCGAATATAACAACGACAATTTGCTGTCGCGCGCTGTGAGCAACGGCAACAAAGAGTTCGTCGCGCTACTTATCGCCAAGAAAGTGAACGTGGAAATGCGCAACTCCTCGGGCTATACGCCGCTGATGGTGGCGATTTATAACGGCAGCAACAATCAGAAAGAAATTGTCGAGCAGTTGCTGACCGCGGGTGCCGATGCCAACGCGAAAAACTCGTCCGGCGAAAGCGTTCTGAAGATGGCGAAGCGTCACGGGAACAAAGACATTCTGGCCGCACTGGAAGCCAAAGGCGCGAAAGAGTAG
- the leuA gene encoding 2-isopropylmalate synthase, with translation MSTQMQETSEVMASLLTPSNETPHTNGSTVENHGTPKYRPFPPVGLRDRTWPDKQITHAPLWCSVDLRDGNQALADPMNAAEKLEMFETLCRVGFKEIEIGFPSASQIEFDFCRKLIDENRIPSDVSVQVLVQCREELIRRSFEALRGAKRAIIHIYNSTNPAQRRIVFGKSRNEIRDIAVSAAKLVKELAAENPETEWVLQYSPESFVLTELDFSLEICEAVSDVWEPTPERKIILNLPTTVESATPNVHADQVEWFCRNISRRDSSIISLHTHNDRGTGVASTELALMAGADRVEGTLFGNGERTGNLDVVTVALNMLSQGVEPKLDFSDLPAVREVYERVTRMTVPERQPYAGDLVFTAFSGSHQDAINKGFAVQKPDEPWQVPYLPIDPKDLGRSYEAIIRINSQSGKGGVAYILEQEYGLNLPKTMRVEFGKVINKLADEKGHEISGDDIYKAFAREYLRRNAPLELVSFRAQSTVENDLTAGERNRVRCISRVKFAGEEREISADGNGPIDAFVVALREAKIADFQIASYAEHSLSEGAEAKAVAYIEISHGGKKLFGAAIDTDIERASIKAVVSALNRAL, from the coding sequence ATGTCTACACAAATGCAAGAAACAAGCGAGGTGATGGCGTCGCTGCTGACGCCATCGAACGAAACGCCGCACACGAACGGAAGTACGGTCGAAAACCACGGTACTCCCAAATACCGTCCATTTCCGCCTGTTGGCTTGCGCGACCGCACCTGGCCCGACAAGCAAATTACGCACGCGCCACTCTGGTGCAGTGTCGATTTGCGCGATGGCAATCAGGCGCTCGCCGATCCGATGAACGCCGCCGAGAAACTCGAAATGTTCGAGACGCTTTGCCGCGTTGGATTCAAGGAAATCGAAATCGGTTTTCCCAGCGCAAGCCAAATCGAATTCGACTTTTGCCGCAAGCTCATCGACGAAAACCGGATTCCGTCCGATGTTTCGGTGCAGGTTTTGGTGCAGTGCCGCGAAGAACTCATTCGCCGCAGTTTTGAAGCGTTGCGTGGTGCCAAGCGCGCGATTATTCACATCTACAACAGCACCAATCCGGCGCAGCGTCGCATTGTCTTCGGCAAAAGCCGCAATGAAATCCGCGATATTGCCGTGAGCGCTGCCAAATTGGTCAAAGAACTCGCGGCAGAAAACCCCGAAACCGAATGGGTTTTGCAGTATTCGCCGGAAAGTTTCGTCCTGACCGAACTCGATTTTTCGCTTGAAATCTGCGAAGCGGTTTCCGATGTGTGGGAGCCGACGCCCGAACGCAAAATCATTTTGAATTTGCCGACGACCGTCGAAAGCGCGACGCCCAATGTTCACGCTGACCAGGTCGAATGGTTTTGTCGCAACATTTCGCGCCGCGACAGTTCGATTATTTCGCTTCACACGCACAACGACCGGGGAACCGGCGTCGCCTCAACCGAACTCGCATTGATGGCGGGAGCCGACCGTGTTGAAGGCACCTTGTTCGGCAACGGCGAGCGCACCGGCAATTTGGATGTTGTCACGGTCGCGCTCAATATGTTGTCGCAAGGCGTTGAGCCGAAGCTCGATTTTTCAGATTTGCCTGCTGTGCGCGAAGTGTACGAACGCGTCACCCGCATGACTGTGCCGGAACGCCAGCCGTATGCGGGCGATTTAGTGTTCACTGCGTTTTCGGGTTCGCATCAGGACGCGATTAACAAAGGCTTCGCGGTTCAAAAGCCCGATGAGCCGTGGCAAGTTCCTTATCTGCCGATTGACCCGAAAGATTTAGGGCGCAGCTACGAAGCGATTATTCGCATCAATTCGCAAAGCGGCAAAGGCGGCGTCGCGTATATTCTGGAGCAGGAATATGGGCTGAATTTGCCCAAGACGATGCGCGTCGAATTCGGCAAAGTGATTAATAAACTGGCCGACGAAAAAGGCCACGAAATTTCGGGCGACGATATTTACAAAGCCTTCGCGCGCGAATACTTGCGCCGCAATGCGCCTTTGGAACTTGTTTCGTTCCGCGCACAAAGTACGGTCGAAAACGACTTGACGGCGGGCGAACGCAATCGCGTGCGTTGCATTTCACGGGTGAAGTTTGCGGGCGAAGAGCGAGAAATTTCCGCCGACGGCAACGGCCCGATTGATGCTTTTGTTGTCGCGTTGCGCGAAGCGAAAATCGCCGATTTTCAGATTGCGTCGTATGCGGAGCATTCGCTGTCGGAAGGCGCAGAAGCCAAAGCGGTGGCATATATCGAGATTTCTCACGGTGGCAAAAAGCTATTTGGTGCGGCCATCGACACCGATATTGAACGCGCTTCGATTAAAGCTGTTGTCTCTGCTCTTAACCGCGCTTTGTAA
- the ilvC gene encoding ketol-acid reductoisomerase produces the protein MAQIYYDADADMSVLDGKTVAVIGYGSQGRGQSLCLKDSGINVVIGVRPGKSQDAAKADGHRVADVEEAAAQADVVMLLIPDHLQKQVYENNIKQHMTSGKALMFSHGFNIHYDLIKPPADIDVFLIAPKGPGPFVRRQYEEGKGVPALIAIHQDATGNSRAIGLAYAKGLGATRAAVYETSFKEETETDLFGEQAVLCGGASELVRAGFETLTAAGYAPEMAYFECLHELKLIVDLMYEKGITGMREAISDTAKWGDVTVGKRIITDETRQEMKRVLDDIQSGRFAHEWIAENENGRPRYNQMLEEEANSSIEQVGSTLRGNMSWIKANTQQRTAPEVQAQPAKEAQTQTA, from the coding sequence ATGGCGCAGATTTACTATGATGCCGACGCAGATATGTCGGTCTTGGATGGAAAGACGGTTGCAGTTATCGGTTACGGTTCGCAGGGACGCGGTCAGAGCTTGTGTCTCAAAGATTCGGGCATCAACGTTGTGATTGGCGTTCGTCCGGGCAAGTCGCAGGATGCAGCCAAAGCCGACGGTCATCGCGTGGCTGATGTTGAAGAAGCAGCGGCTCAGGCCGATGTTGTGATGTTGCTCATTCCCGACCACTTGCAGAAGCAGGTTTACGAGAACAACATCAAGCAGCACATGACATCGGGCAAGGCCTTGATGTTCTCGCATGGCTTCAACATTCATTACGATCTCATCAAGCCGCCCGCCGACATCGACGTGTTCTTGATTGCGCCCAAAGGCCCAGGCCCATTCGTGCGCCGTCAGTATGAAGAAGGCAAAGGCGTTCCTGCCCTGATTGCGATTCATCAGGACGCAACCGGCAACTCGCGCGCGATTGGTCTTGCTTACGCCAAAGGATTGGGCGCAACGCGTGCTGCGGTTTACGAAACCAGCTTCAAAGAAGAAACCGAAACCGACTTGTTCGGCGAACAGGCTGTTCTTTGCGGCGGCGCTTCCGAATTGGTTCGCGCCGGTTTTGAAACGCTCACCGCTGCTGGCTACGCACCGGAAATGGCCTACTTCGAGTGCTTGCATGAACTGAAGCTCATCGTTGACTTGATGTACGAAAAAGGCATCACCGGAATGCGCGAAGCGATTTCCGACACCGCCAAGTGGGGCGACGTGACGGTTGGCAAGCGCATCATCACCGACGAAACGCGTCAGGAAATGAAGCGCGTTCTCGACGACATCCAGAGCGGTCGTTTTGCTCACGAATGGATCGCTGAAAACGAGAATGGCCGTCCGCGCTACAACCAGATGCTGGAAGAAGAAGCGAATTCGTCGATTGAACAGGTTGGCAGCACGCTGCGCGGCAACATGAGCTGGATCAAAGCAAACACGCAGCAGCGCACCGCGCCTGAAGTGCAAGCTCAGCCTGCCAAAGAAGCGCAAACCCAGACGGCGTAA
- a CDS encoding MFS transporter, with protein MSSTSSSISNTDFSNLTPEQEKANAAATRVIFLTVFLDLLGFGIVIPQLGVYASEFGASEIIVGILASTYSAMGFLFTPFWGRLSDRIGRRPVLLYSIFGTAIGYVLFAFAHTLPLMFAARIVDGITGGNISVAQAYLSDVTPPEKRSKTFGMLGAAFGVGFAIGPAIGAGLAHLPGIWGGNFGVGMFTAALAFLNWFLAWKRLPETLPQHVREANAQDKKRVQIFNTSAFVRAFKLRGVGLIIAITFFVTVAFATLQGTYSLFLITRYTRPQVQTFIASQPREAITEAQKALGEKHVSAAAVESAGSDGIVKDASGDVAPYPRSMGGDFAASEKLPPTPEGLSWRHIEKLLVRPRAAQLTALVFASIGIVALLVQGGLIGPLKKKFGETNLVVAGALLMALGLALVPIPREHMRWEFGVMALLAFGNSIATPVLTALVSELAPERERGEMMGVFQSVASLGRIVGPNVGGFFFAISSGAPYWAGAAIMMIAFAISLRLRGVCPDCDSREAKPALATE; from the coding sequence GTGTCTTCAACTTCGTCCTCAATTTCAAATACCGATTTTTCAAACCTCACGCCCGAACAGGAAAAAGCCAACGCCGCTGCAACACGCGTCATTTTCCTAACCGTGTTTCTCGATTTGCTCGGCTTCGGCATCGTTATTCCGCAGCTTGGCGTTTACGCGTCGGAGTTCGGCGCATCCGAAATCATTGTCGGCATTCTGGCTTCCACCTATTCGGCGATGGGCTTCTTGTTCACGCCGTTCTGGGGCCGTTTGTCGGACAGAATTGGGCGGCGTCCGGTTTTGCTGTATTCCATTTTCGGCACCGCGATTGGCTACGTTTTATTCGCTTTCGCGCACACCTTGCCCTTAATGTTCGCCGCGCGCATCGTCGATGGCATTACCGGCGGCAATATCTCGGTCGCGCAGGCGTATTTGTCCGATGTCACGCCACCGGAAAAACGCTCCAAGACATTTGGCATGCTCGGCGCGGCGTTTGGCGTTGGTTTCGCCATCGGCCCGGCAATCGGCGCAGGTTTGGCGCATCTTCCGGGAATCTGGGGCGGCAACTTTGGCGTCGGAATGTTTACGGCGGCACTGGCGTTCCTCAACTGGTTCCTCGCGTGGAAACGCTTGCCTGAAACCTTGCCGCAGCACGTCCGCGAAGCCAATGCGCAAGACAAAAAACGGGTTCAGATTTTTAATACCTCGGCGTTTGTGCGTGCCTTTAAGCTGCGCGGCGTCGGTTTAATTATCGCGATTACGTTTTTCGTAACCGTCGCGTTCGCCACGCTTCAGGGCACGTATTCTCTGTTTCTCATCACGCGCTATACGCGGCCACAGGTCCAAACTTTTATTGCTTCTCAACCGCGCGAAGCCATCACCGAAGCGCAAAAGGCCTTAGGCGAAAAGCACGTTTCCGCCGCTGCTGTCGAAAGCGCGGGTAGCGACGGAATTGTGAAAGACGCCAGCGGCGATGTGGCGCCCTACCCGCGTTCGATGGGCGGCGATTTCGCAGCGTCCGAAAAACTTCCGCCCACGCCTGAAGGCTTGTCGTGGCGGCACATCGAAAAACTCTTGGTACGTCCGCGCGCCGCACAACTGACAGCGCTGGTTTTCGCTTCGATTGGAATTGTCGCCCTCTTGGTTCAGGGCGGCTTAATCGGGCCGCTGAAAAAGAAATTCGGCGAAACCAACCTCGTCGTCGCGGGCGCGCTCTTAATGGCGCTTGGCCTCGCGCTTGTCCCGATTCCGCGCGAACATATGAGGTGGGAATTTGGCGTCATGGCGCTTCTAGCCTTTGGAAATTCCATCGCCACGCCGGTTCTGACAGCGCTCGTTTCCGAACTCGCGCCCGAACGCGAGCGCGGCGAAATGATGGGCGTTTTCCAAAGTGTCGCCAGTCTGGGCCGCATTGTTGGGCCGAACGTCGGAGGATTTTTCTTCGCTATCTCGTCGGGCGCGCCTTACTGGGCCGGTGCCGCCATCATGATGATCGCCTTTGCGATTTCACTGCGACTGCGCGGCGTGTGCCCCGATTGCGATTCGCGCGAAGCAAAACCTGCCCTTGCCACCGAATAA
- a CDS encoding M42 family metallopeptidase produces the protein MKTDTSYLLDVLQQLLATPSPVGDTQEGIALCRELLCEFDDAFSGLDVVTTRKGALAVTVRGRSDETPRAVTAHVDTLGAVVKRIKPNGRLQMAQLGNFSWTAIENEAVTVVTAEGQKVRGSVSIENASHHLYMSGEGPNAKQRTQSTVEIRLDARTKSADETKALGIQTGDFVHFDTRTEISDGFIRSRFLDDKACLACLFAAVKMLADAGIQPTQRTTIHVANYEEVGHGGASGIPADVQDVLALDIAPVGTEQNCDEYSCALCVRDDDGPYDTTLGRQLRGLAKENNIDLRPDVYNYYCSDGDALWKAGADVRVALIGPGVDSTHGYERTHLDALVATTQLIAAWLQS, from the coding sequence ATGAAAACCGACACCTCTTACCTTCTCGACGTTCTCCAGCAACTCCTCGCAACCCCTTCACCTGTAGGCGATACGCAAGAGGGTATTGCGCTTTGCCGCGAACTGCTTTGCGAATTCGACGATGCTTTTAGCGGCCTCGATGTCGTCACCACTCGCAAAGGCGCACTCGCGGTGACAGTGCGCGGGCGAAGCGACGAAACGCCCCGCGCCGTCACCGCGCACGTCGATACGCTCGGTGCAGTGGTGAAACGCATTAAGCCCAACGGGCGCTTGCAGATGGCACAACTTGGCAACTTCTCGTGGACCGCAATTGAGAACGAAGCCGTCACTGTTGTTACGGCAGAAGGGCAAAAGGTTCGCGGTTCGGTTTCCATCGAAAATGCGTCGCACCATTTGTATATGTCGGGCGAAGGCCCCAACGCCAAACAGCGCACGCAAAGTACGGTCGAAATTCGCCTTGATGCGCGCACTAAGAGCGCCGACGAAACCAAAGCATTGGGAATTCAAACGGGCGATTTCGTGCATTTCGACACACGCACCGAAATCTCCGATGGCTTCATCCGCTCGCGTTTTCTCGATGACAAGGCGTGTCTCGCGTGTTTGTTTGCCGCTGTAAAAATGTTGGCCGATGCCGGTATCCAACCCACACAACGAACGACGATTCATGTGGCGAATTACGAGGAAGTCGGGCATGGCGGCGCAAGCGGCATTCCCGCTGATGTGCAGGATGTTCTCGCGCTGGATATTGCGCCTGTGGGCACCGAGCAGAACTGCGACGAATATTCGTGCGCGCTGTGCGTCAGGGACGATGATGGGCCGTACGACACGACTTTAGGCCGGCAGTTACGCGGGCTGGCCAAAGAGAATAACATCGACCTGCGTCCCGATGTTTACAACTACTACTGTTCCGACGGCGACGCGTTGTGGAAAGCGGGAGCCGATGTACGCGTGGCGCTCATCGGGCCGGGCGTCGATTCGACGCACGGCTACGAACGCACCCACCTCGATGCGCTTGTCGCAACCACGCAACTCATAGCGGCATGGTTACAGAGCTAA
- a CDS encoding GrpB family protein, whose translation MKIEIEEYSVAWPQMLAEEKARLESVIPYSINIEHIGSTAVPGLAAKPVIDIMLGLTDFAQADSLVRPIESLGYEYVSQFEDEMPYRRFFRKENCGVRTHHIHAVSVGSEFWIRHLRFRDYLRNRPDVAAEYACLKRSLAQQEWADMNEYAGAKTDFIQRIDALAAVKAVKP comes from the coding sequence ATGAAAATCGAGATCGAAGAGTACTCCGTTGCGTGGCCGCAAATGCTCGCAGAAGAAAAGGCGAGACTGGAGAGCGTGATTCCGTATTCGATCAACATCGAGCATATCGGCAGTACAGCAGTGCCCGGGCTCGCAGCTAAACCTGTTATCGATATTATGCTGGGCCTTACAGATTTTGCTCAGGCCGATTCTCTTGTGCGTCCGATTGAATCGCTTGGATACGAGTATGTTTCACAATTTGAAGACGAGATGCCCTACCGGCGCTTCTTCCGAAAAGAAAACTGCGGTGTGCGAACACATCATATCCATGCCGTTTCTGTTGGGAGCGAATTCTGGATTCGGCATTTAAGGTTTCGCGACTATCTTCGAAACCGTCCCGATGTGGCGGCGGAGTACGCCTGCTTGAAACGCTCTCTGGCGCAGCAGGAGTGGGCCGATATGAACGAGTACGCCGGTGCGAAAACCGATTTTATTCAACGCATCGACGCGCTAGCAGCCGTTAAAGCAGTGAAACCTTAG